One Vibrio sp. 16 genomic window carries:
- a CDS encoding assimilatory sulfite reductase (NADPH) flavoprotein subunit gives MSLNKKESSTNNGPSQQELPAIAAPLNDQQLGSLQQTVSGLSSQQLAWVSGYFWGLSQAQPQTTGAAAPINQAAAAVAAKPAGKLTIIFASQTGNAKGVAEQLEQEAKAQGIDVALFDASDYKGKNLAKETHVIIVASTNGEGEAPDNAIELHEFLQSKKAPKLPNLKYGVIGLGDSSYEFFCQTGKDFDAYLAKQGASAFIDRIDCDVDYDAPAAEWRAKALETVKDDLASGQEADVVQLPVGQAVAGHSQYNKQNPYTATLLTSQKITGRDSGKDVRHVEIDLTDSGLTYQPGDALGVWFDNSSELANAILGKVGLSGVESVEVDGESLSIHSALVSKFEITAANPQLVAKFAELSGSKKLEKLVEDKDKLREYASNTQVVDVLSEKKTKLSADELIGLLRRLTPRLYSIASSQTEVDEEVHLTVGLVEYDKGDEKRYGGASSFLAQRLEEGGEVKVFVENNNNFKLPQDDNTPVIMIGPGTGIAPFRSFIQERDNREAEGKNWLFFGDRTFTQDFLYQVEWQKYLKSGLLNRLDVAFSRDQAEKVYVQHRILENAEQVWQWLQDGAYIYVCGDATRMAKDVHEALIHVVEQHGKLSRDDAEEFINELRKAKRYQRDVY, from the coding sequence AGCTTGCATGGGTAAGTGGGTATTTTTGGGGATTATCGCAGGCTCAGCCTCAAACAACGGGCGCAGCTGCTCCAATTAATCAAGCCGCCGCTGCGGTAGCAGCGAAACCAGCTGGCAAACTGACCATCATTTTTGCTTCTCAAACGGGGAATGCGAAGGGTGTTGCCGAGCAGTTAGAGCAAGAAGCGAAAGCCCAAGGTATTGACGTCGCGCTGTTTGATGCCAGTGATTACAAAGGTAAGAACTTAGCGAAAGAAACGCACGTTATTATCGTGGCATCAACCAATGGTGAAGGCGAAGCGCCTGATAATGCCATAGAGCTGCATGAGTTTTTGCAATCCAAGAAAGCACCTAAGCTGCCAAATCTGAAGTATGGTGTTATCGGTTTAGGTGATTCAAGCTACGAATTTTTCTGTCAAACGGGCAAAGACTTTGACGCCTATCTGGCGAAGCAGGGCGCTAGTGCGTTTATTGATCGTATTGATTGTGATGTGGACTACGACGCGCCAGCAGCAGAGTGGCGTGCGAAAGCTCTTGAAACCGTCAAAGACGATCTCGCCTCTGGTCAAGAAGCGGATGTGGTTCAACTACCCGTTGGTCAAGCGGTAGCGGGGCACTCTCAATACAATAAGCAAAATCCATATACCGCGACCTTGTTAACTAGCCAAAAAATTACAGGCCGTGACTCAGGTAAGGATGTTCGCCACGTAGAAATCGACCTGACGGACTCAGGTCTGACGTACCAACCGGGTGATGCATTAGGGGTTTGGTTTGACAACAGCTCTGAGCTTGCCAATGCCATTCTCGGTAAGGTTGGTTTATCTGGCGTTGAAAGTGTCGAAGTTGACGGTGAAAGCCTCTCTATTCACAGCGCATTGGTGAGTAAGTTTGAAATCACCGCGGCGAACCCACAACTGGTGGCTAAGTTTGCAGAGCTATCGGGTAGCAAGAAGCTAGAAAAGCTGGTGGAAGACAAAGACAAACTGCGTGAGTACGCAAGTAATACTCAGGTAGTAGATGTCCTTTCTGAAAAGAAAACCAAACTCTCTGCGGATGAACTCATAGGTTTGTTGCGCCGTTTAACTCCTCGCCTGTACTCCATTGCATCGAGCCAAACAGAAGTTGATGAAGAAGTCCATCTGACCGTTGGCTTGGTTGAATACGATAAGGGTGATGAAAAACGCTATGGTGGCGCTTCAAGCTTTTTAGCTCAGCGCTTGGAAGAAGGTGGCGAAGTGAAAGTGTTTGTTGAAAACAACAATAACTTTAAGCTACCGCAAGATGATAACACTCCAGTCATCATGATTGGTCCAGGTACTGGTATTGCTCCTTTCCGCAGCTTTATTCAAGAGCGCGACAATCGTGAAGCAGAAGGCAAGAACTGGTTGTTCTTTGGTGACCGTACCTTTACGCAAGATTTCTTGTATCAAGTTGAGTGGCAAAAGTATCTGAAATCAGGCTTGTTAAACCGTCTAGATGTGGCCTTTAGCCGCGACCAAGCAGAGAAAGTTTATGTTCAACATCGTATCTTAGAAAACGCTGAGCAAGTGTGGCAGTGGCTTCAAGATGGTGCCTATATCTATGTCTGTGGCGACGCTACACGCATGGCGAAAGACGTTCATGAAGCTTTGATTCATGTTGTCGAGCAGCACGGAAAATTATCACGTGATGATGCAGAAGAATTTATCAATGAATTACGTAAAGCGAAACGTTATCAAAGGGATGTGTACTAA
- the cysI gene encoding assimilatory sulfite reductase (NADPH) hemoprotein subunit, translated as MTFSTENNKQVVLGEELGKLSDNERLKTQSNFLRGTIEQDLEDKITGGFTADNFQLIRFHGMYQQDDRDIRNERAKQKLEPLHNVMLRARMPGGIIKPEQWLAIDKFATEHSLYGSIRLTTRQTFQFHGVLKPNIKLMHQTLNSIGIDSIATAGDVNRNVLCTTNPIESELHQEAYEWAKKISEHLLPKTKAYAEIWLDGEKVETTDDDEPILGKTYLPRKFKTTVVIPPQNDVDVHANDLNFVAIGENGKLVGFNVLVGGGLAMTHGDTSTYARRADDFGFVPLDKTLDVAAAVVTTQRDWGNRSNRKNAKTKYTLDRVGIDVFKAEVEKRAGVKFGESRPYEFTDRGDRIGWVEGIDGKHHLALFIENGRLLDFPGKPLKTGVAEIAKIHKGDFRMTANQNLIVAGVAKSQKAKIEKIAREHGLIDDTVSEQRKNSMACVAFPTCPLAMAEAERFLPQFVTDVEGILEKHGLPKEDNIILRVTGCPNGCGRAMLAEIGLVGKAPGRYNLHLGGNRAGTRIPKMYKENITDKQILEEIDQLVGRWAKEREAGEGFGDFAIRAGIIQEVKVSKRDLHA; from the coding sequence ATGACTTTTTCTACTGAAAATAATAAGCAAGTCGTACTAGGCGAAGAGTTAGGAAAGTTATCTGATAACGAACGTCTGAAAACTCAAAGCAACTTTTTGCGCGGAACCATAGAGCAAGATCTGGAAGACAAGATCACTGGTGGTTTTACTGCGGATAACTTCCAGCTCATTCGTTTCCACGGAATGTATCAGCAAGACGATCGCGATATTCGTAACGAGCGCGCTAAGCAAAAGCTAGAGCCACTGCATAACGTGATGCTTCGTGCACGTATGCCGGGCGGTATTATTAAACCTGAACAGTGGTTGGCGATTGATAAGTTTGCAACCGAACATTCGCTTTATGGCAGTATCCGTCTAACAACACGTCAAACGTTTCAATTCCATGGTGTACTTAAACCAAATATCAAGCTAATGCACCAAACGCTAAACAGCATTGGCATTGACTCAATTGCGACTGCGGGCGACGTAAACCGTAACGTGTTGTGTACGACTAACCCGATTGAGTCAGAGTTGCACCAAGAAGCTTACGAATGGGCGAAGAAAATCAGTGAGCATCTACTACCTAAAACCAAAGCGTATGCGGAAATCTGGCTAGACGGCGAGAAAGTAGAAACCACCGACGATGATGAGCCGATCTTAGGTAAAACTTATCTTCCTCGTAAGTTCAAAACAACGGTGGTGATTCCTCCGCAAAATGATGTGGATGTACATGCGAACGACCTTAACTTTGTCGCGATCGGTGAGAACGGTAAGCTGGTGGGCTTCAATGTCTTAGTGGGTGGCGGATTGGCGATGACTCATGGTGACACATCTACTTACGCTCGTCGTGCTGACGACTTTGGTTTCGTCCCACTAGATAAAACACTCGATGTGGCTGCTGCGGTTGTGACGACTCAACGTGATTGGGGTAACCGATCAAATCGTAAGAACGCTAAAACTAAGTACACTCTAGACCGTGTTGGTATTGATGTATTTAAGGCGGAAGTAGAGAAGCGTGCAGGCGTGAAGTTTGGCGAGAGTCGCCCATACGAGTTTACCGATCGCGGTGATCGAATTGGTTGGGTAGAAGGCATCGACGGTAAACACCACCTAGCGTTGTTTATCGAAAATGGTCGACTGCTAGATTTCCCAGGCAAACCACTCAAAACCGGTGTTGCTGAAATTGCCAAAATCCATAAAGGCGATTTCCGTATGACGGCAAACCAGAACTTAATTGTTGCTGGTGTGGCTAAGAGTCAAAAAGCCAAGATTGAGAAAATTGCTCGCGAGCATGGCTTAATAGATGACACTGTAAGTGAGCAGCGCAAAAACTCGATGGCATGTGTGGCATTTCCTACTTGTCCACTCGCGATGGCAGAAGCAGAGCGTTTCCTTCCTCAGTTTGTGACTGATGTAGAAGGCATCCTTGAGAAGCACGGGTTACCTAAAGAAGACAACATTATCTTGCGTGTTACTGGCTGTCCAAATGGCTGTGGCCGTGCGATGTTAGCTGAGATTGGTTTAGTAGGTAAAGCGCCTGGTCGTTACAACCTTCATTTAGGAGGTAACCGTGCCGGTACGCGTATTCCGAAGATGTATAAAGAGAACATCACAGATAAACAGATACTAGAAGAGATTGATCAGCTCGTAGGTCGTTGGGCCAAAGAGCGTGAAGCTGGCGAAGGATTTGGTGATTTTGCTATCCGTGCTGGCATCATTCAAGAAGTCAAAGTATCTAAGAGGGACTTGCATGCTTGA
- a CDS encoding phosphoadenylyl-sulfate reductase, whose translation MLDSIASKPKLAELLSLTKTEQILQLGQINAELEQLTAQQRVAWALENLEDRFAVSSSFGIQAAVMLHLVTQQKPDIPVILTDTGYLFPETYRFIDLLSEQLTLNLKVYRAKESANWQEARYGQLWEQGIEGIEKYNKLNKVEPMRRALYELEVGTWFSGLRREQSKSRASLPILSIQNGVFKFLPVIDWTNKDVHYYLEEHGLPYHPLRDEGYLSVGDTHTTKKWEPGMSEEETRFFGLKRECGLHEDDGNEQDGSGI comes from the coding sequence ATGCTTGATTCAATCGCTTCAAAACCAAAGTTAGCAGAGCTTCTCTCATTAACTAAGACAGAGCAAATACTGCAGCTTGGTCAAATTAATGCAGAGTTAGAGCAGCTAACCGCGCAGCAACGAGTAGCTTGGGCGTTAGAAAATCTTGAAGATCGGTTTGCTGTATCGTCGAGCTTTGGTATTCAAGCAGCGGTTATGCTGCATCTGGTCACTCAGCAAAAACCTGATATCCCCGTGATTCTGACAGATACGGGTTACCTGTTTCCAGAAACATATCGCTTTATCGATCTACTGAGTGAACAACTCACGCTCAACCTAAAAGTTTATCGAGCAAAAGAAAGTGCGAATTGGCAAGAAGCGAGATATGGCCAGTTGTGGGAACAAGGTATAGAGGGAATTGAAAAATACAACAAGCTGAATAAAGTAGAACCAATGAGGCGGGCTTTATATGAGCTAGAAGTCGGGACTTGGTTTTCGGGTCTACGTAGAGAGCAATCTAAATCTAGAGCCAGCTTGCCAATCCTATCGATTCAAAATGGTGTATTTAAATTCCTACCTGTAATCGACTGGACGAATAAAGATGTTCACTACTACCTAGAGGAGCATGGATTGCCTTACCACCCACTGCGTGATGAAGGTTACCTGTCGGTAGGTGATACGCATACAACTAAGAAGTGGGAGCCAGGAATGAGTGAAGAGGAGACTCGCTTCTTTGGTTTAAAGCGTGAGTGTGGACTTCATGAGGATGATGGCAACGAGCAAGACGGTTCGGGTATCTAG